The Glycine max cultivar Williams 82 chromosome 12, Glycine_max_v4.0, whole genome shotgun sequence genome window below encodes:
- the LOC100779750 gene encoding uncharacterized protein yields MRDSTVQNCHQNNSGAVEAGAPSVEKDLASSVKAATEVPPSSFQFYVWSDVGINLHVDLNLSSSDWINRFRNEVCISENMHRNKSRSLWQDLSSLGENYMQGKSSFLWSKNSCQIEDHDGQARSSSSSKLTKDGATESGQQNKDGIPLRCDSFTPCNMTIEVKDNILENHSTVSAELNVNVVDNLMQEQSTVSAEVSCAIDTSKKIIDSDATNMPFIKSLCDSVVNSLSDPGTLELQNSKPDNECSEYCALLNGSCFVNPGVVCAGASLSSSVGLQNSEVISCHKYESVSLCDNDGSLDLSDPKSTSDMEQDRLVKTRIIFETDSNNFTSVTDEWEVDKIVDGRESSECSQFDDPLKKSSLDYNNQDSKLELCKKRKNRDSEIQCSNGEPTTTRVLRSMKNTATRVLRSMKNVKLPR; encoded by the exons ATGAGAGACAGCACAGTGCAAAATTGTCACCAAAATAATAGCGGAGCAGTAGAAGCAGGTGCACCTTCAGTCGAGAAAGATCTTGCTTCTTCAGTAAAAGCAGCTACTGAAGTTCCTCCATCCTCTTTTCAGTTCTATGTCTGGTCAGATGTGGGAATTaatcttcatgttgatttaaatCTGTCCTCATCAGATTGGATTAACAGGTTTAGAAATGAGGTTTGCATAAGTGAGAATATGCATCGAAACAAATCCCGAAGCCTTTGGCAGGATCTGAGCAGCTTAGGAGAGAATTATATGCAAGGTAAATCTTCCTTTTTATGGAGTAAAAATTCTTGTCAAATTGAGGATCATGATGGACAGGCCAGATCTTCCTCAAGCTCTAAACTTACAAAAGATGGTGCTACAGAGTCAGGTCAACAGAATAAAGATGGCATTCCTTTGAGATGTGATTCTTTTACTCCATGCAACATGACTATAGAAGTGAAAGATAATATACTGGAAAATCATTCAACTGTCTCAGCTGAACTAAATGTAAATGTGGTAGACAATTTAATGCAAGAGCAATCAACTGTCTCAGCTGAGGTTAGTTGTGCTATAGACACATCTAAGAAAATTATTGATTCAGATGCTACCAATATGCCATTCATCAAGTCACTTTGTGATTCTGTTGTCAACTCACTGTCAGATCCTGGCACACTGGAACTTCAAAATTCAAAGCCTGATAATGAATGTTCTGAGTATTGTGCTCTGCTAAATGGTTCTTGCTTTGTGAACCCTGGTGTGGTGTGTGCTGGAGCTTCATTAAGTAGTTCTGTGGGACTACAAAATTCAGAAGTTATAAGTTGTCATAAATATGAATCAGTTTCACTCTGTGACAATGATGGTTCCCTGGATTTAAGTGATCCAAAGAGTACTTCTGACATGGAACAGGATAGACTAGTCAAAACTCGGATTATTTTTGAAACTGACAGTAACAATTTCACATCAGTAACTGATGAATGG GAGGTGGACAAGATTGTTGATGGAAGGGAGAGTTCAGA ATGCTCCCAGTTTGATGATCCACTTAAGAAATCCAGCCTAGACTATAATAATCAGGATTCTAAACTGGAGCTctgcaaaaagagaaaaaaccgAGACTCTGAGATTCAATGTTCAAATGGTGAACCTACTACTACAAGAGTTTTGCGGAGCATGAAGAATACTGCTACAAGAGTTTTACGAAGCATGAAGAATGTGAAGCTTCCTAGATAA
- the LOC100777092 gene encoding FAR1 DNA-binding domain-containing protein isoform X1: protein MGEVSSIADDNREGGSSVEPNDKQDQHDNMTQDSSGGITIPTAIPTVSVVSVEEPYVGQEFGSEAAAHAFYNAYATDVGFIVRVSKLSRSRRDGTAIGRTLVCNKEGFRMADKREKIVRQRAETRVGCRAMIMVRKLSSGKWVIAKFVKEHTHPLTPGKGRRDFYYEQYPTEQDKIRELSQQLATEKKRSAAYKRHLELIFEQIEEQNENLSKKIQHIVDSVKEMEAKEEHSRQWEGDGSQRRTY, encoded by the exons ATGGGTGAGGTCAGTAGCATAGCTGATGACAACAGAGAAGGTGGAAGTTCTGTTGAACCAAATGACAAACAAGATCAACATGATAACATGACTCAAGATTCCTCTGGAGGGATCACTATCCCAACTGCAATTCCCACAGTATCAGTTGTTTCAGTTGAAGAGCCCTATGTGGGTCAGGAGTTTGGGTCAGAAGCAGCAGCACATGCATTTTATAATGCTTATGCTACAGATGTTGGATTCATTGTACGTGTGAGTAAACTCTCGCGGTCAAGGCGTGATGGAACTGCTATTGGACGCACTCTTGTTTGCAACAAAGAGGGTTTCAGAATGGCTGACAAACGTGAAAAGATTGTGAGGCAAAGGGCTGAGACCAGGGTTGGTTGCAGGGCAATGATTATGGTGAGGAAACTTAGTTCTGGCAAATGGGTTATTGCAAAGTTTGTAAAGGAACACACACATCCGTTGACTCCTGGCAAAGGTAGAAGGGATTTCTACTATGAACAATATCCG ACTGAACAAGATAAAATTCGGGAACTATCTCAGCAGTTGGCAACTGAGAAAAAGCGATCTGCGGCCTATAAAAGGCATCTTGAATTGATATTTGAGCAAATTGAAGAGCAGAACGAGAACCTTTCAAAGAAAATACAGCACATAGTAGACAGTGTGAAGGAGATGGAAGCCAAAGAAGAACATAGTAGACAGTGGGAAGGAGATGGAAGCCAAAGAAGAACATATTAG
- the LOC100796393 gene encoding CRM-domain containing factor CFM9, mitochondrial isoform X1 → MATSLFRSIRRAFFALRFSYSTSFSVSPRSVVGRTQMCVCSPLRHCVPVGEQGYWWGLRNLSYGRVNLVITGGKTKFETHEEEPPKKDKWTTKKRLKMQRKREKEKRRAANRKDPRQLGIKGKKKKQRFACAEERIKYKIEKARIKEALLIERLKRYEVPKAQGPVVKPDDLTGEERFYLKKMAQKRSNYLQIGRRGLFGGVVLNMHMHWKKHETVKVFCKPCKPGQVHEYAQELARLSGGIPLQIIGDDTIIFYRGKNYEQPEVMSPIDTLSKKKALEKSKYEQSLESVRRFIAIAEKELELYCRHVALYGDPNNRNPLSMMDGPSGNSKEKGNHGISDDFSVSLSETEADSTEMELSEIEDSLEDENMSMNESDSEEDSMLDSNGNQEREVYFTKIQDESVSSTTGSCSSSVSEDSHYYNKQYL, encoded by the exons ATGGCAACTTCGTTATTCCGCAGCATAAGGAGAGCTTTCTTTGCTCTCAGATTCTCGTACTCTACCTCGTTTTCGGTCTCTCCCAg GTCAGTTGTTGGGAGGACTCAGATGTGTGTTTGTTCTCCGTTGAGGCACTGTGTCCCGGTGGGAGAGCAAGGTTATTGGTGGGGTTTGAGAAATTTGAGCTATGGCAGGGTGAACCTTGTGATAACGGGAGGGAAGACCAAGTTTGAGACTCATGAGGAAGAGCCTCCGAAGAAGGACAAGTGGACGACAAAGAAGAGGTTGAAGATgcagaggaagagagagaaggagaagaggagagcgGCCAACAGGAAGGACCCCCGTCAACTCGGCAtcaaagggaagaagaagaagcagagatTTGCCTGTGCAGAAGAGAGAATCAAGTACAAGATTGAAAAA GCCAGAATTAAGGAAGCATTGCTCATTGAAAGGCTCAAACGATATGAAGTTCCTAAAGCTCAGGGTCCTGTTGTAAAGCCTGATGACTTGACGGGGGAGGAACgattttatttgaagaaaatggCTCAGAAGAGATCTAATTATCTACAAATTGGCAGAAGAGGATTATTTGGAGGGGTTGTTCTCAATATGCATATGCATTGGAAGAAACATGAGACTGTTAAGGTCTTTTGCAAGCCTTGTAAACCTGGTCAAGTACATGAGTATGCACAAGAACTTGCCAGATTGAGTGGTGGTATTCCACTTCAAATAATTGGAGATGACACTATAATATTTTATCGCGGAAAGAACTATGAACAGCCTGAGGTTATGTCACCAATTGATACCCTGTCCAAGAAAAAG GCACTTGAAAAATCCAAGTATGAGCAATCACTTGAGTCAGTGAGGCGCTTCATTGCTATCGCTGAGAAAGAATTAGAGCTATATTGTAGGCACGTTGCACTCTATGGTGATCCAAACAACCGAAATCCCTTATCAATGATGGACGGCCCAAGTGGAAACTCAAAGGAAAAAGGTAATCATGGAATTAGTGATGATTTTTCAGTCAGTCTTTCAGAGACTGAAGCAGACTCCACGGAAATGGAGCTATCAGAAATAGAAGATAGTCTTGAAGATGAAAACATGTCAATGAATGAATCAGATTCTGAAGAGGACAGCATGTTGGATTCCAATGGTAATCAAGAAAGAGAggtatattttactaaaattcaAGATGAAAGTGTAAGCTCGACCACAGGTTCTTGTTCTTCATCAGTGTCTGAAGATAGCCACTATTATAATAAGCAATACTTATAA
- the LOC100796922 gene encoding calmodulin-like protein 3 → MDPMELKRVFQMFDRNGDGRISLKELSDSLENLGILIPDKDLAQMIERIDVNGDGCVDMDEFGDLYESIMEERDEEEDMREAFNVFDQNRDGFISVEELRRVLASLGLKQGGTLDECKKMITKVDVDGDGMVNYKEFRQMMKGGGFTALS, encoded by the coding sequence ATGGATCCTATGGAGCTTAAGCGTGTTTTCCAAATGTTCGACCGAAACGGTGACGGGAGAATCTCATTGAAGGAGTTGAGTGATTCATTGGAGAATCTGGGCATCTTGATCCCGGACAAGGACCTTGCTCAGATGATCGAGAGGATTGACGTGAACGGAGACGGTTGCGTGGACATGGATGAGTTTGGGGACTTATACGAGTCCATCATGGAGGAGCGTGACGAGGAGGAGGACATGAGGGAGGCCTTCAACGTCTTCGATCAGAACCGCGACGGTTTCATCTCCGTCGAGGAACTGCGAAGGGTGTTGGCCTCCCTCGGACTCAAACAAGGGGGGACCCTTGACGAGTGCAAGAAGATGATCACCAAAGTCGATGTTGATGGGGATGGCATGGTTAATTACAAAGAGTTCAGGCAAATGATGAAGGGGGGAGGCTTTACTGCTCTTAGTTAG
- the LOC100777092 gene encoding FAR1 DNA-binding domain-containing protein → MEVEIDGSVTVETVGNTAMGEVSSIADDNREGGSSVEPNDKQDQHDNMTQDSSGGITIPTAIPTVSVVSVEEPYVGQEFGSEAAAHAFYNAYATDVGFIVRVSKLSRSRRDGTAIGRTLVCNKEGFRMADKREKIVRQRAETRVGCRAMIMVRKLSSGKWVIAKFVKEHTHPLTPGKGRRDFYYEQYPTEQDKIRELSQQLATEKKRSAAYKRHLELIFEQIEEQNENLSKKIQHIVDSVKEMEAKEEHSRQWEGDGSQRRTY, encoded by the exons TGGAGGTTGAGATTGATGGCTCTGTTACTGTCGAAACAGTAGGAAATACTGCTATGGGTGAGGTCAGTAGCATAGCTGATGACAACAGAGAAGGTGGAAGTTCTGTTGAACCAAATGACAAACAAGATCAACATGATAACATGACTCAAGATTCCTCTGGAGGGATCACTATCCCAACTGCAATTCCCACAGTATCAGTTGTTTCAGTTGAAGAGCCCTATGTGGGTCAGGAGTTTGGGTCAGAAGCAGCAGCACATGCATTTTATAATGCTTATGCTACAGATGTTGGATTCATTGTACGTGTGAGTAAACTCTCGCGGTCAAGGCGTGATGGAACTGCTATTGGACGCACTCTTGTTTGCAACAAAGAGGGTTTCAGAATGGCTGACAAACGTGAAAAGATTGTGAGGCAAAGGGCTGAGACCAGGGTTGGTTGCAGGGCAATGATTATGGTGAGGAAACTTAGTTCTGGCAAATGGGTTATTGCAAAGTTTGTAAAGGAACACACACATCCGTTGACTCCTGGCAAAGGTAGAAGGGATTTCTACTATGAACAATATCCG ACTGAACAAGATAAAATTCGGGAACTATCTCAGCAGTTGGCAACTGAGAAAAAGCGATCTGCGGCCTATAAAAGGCATCTTGAATTGATATTTGAGCAAATTGAAGAGCAGAACGAGAACCTTTCAAAGAAAATACAGCACATAGTAGACAGTGTGAAGGAGATGGAAGCCAAAGAAGAACATAGTAGACAGTGGGAAGGAGATGGAAGCCAAAGAAGAACATATTAG
- the LOC100796393 gene encoding uncharacterized CRM domain-containing protein At3g25440, chloroplastic isoform X2: protein MCVCSPLRHCVPVGEQGYWWGLRNLSYGRVNLVITGGKTKFETHEEEPPKKDKWTTKKRLKMQRKREKEKRRAANRKDPRQLGIKGKKKKQRFACAEERIKYKIEKARIKEALLIERLKRYEVPKAQGPVVKPDDLTGEERFYLKKMAQKRSNYLQIGRRGLFGGVVLNMHMHWKKHETVKVFCKPCKPGQVHEYAQELARLSGGIPLQIIGDDTIIFYRGKNYEQPEVMSPIDTLSKKKALEKSKYEQSLESVRRFIAIAEKELELYCRHVALYGDPNNRNPLSMMDGPSGNSKEKGNHGISDDFSVSLSETEADSTEMELSEIEDSLEDENMSMNESDSEEDSMLDSNGNQEREVYFTKIQDESVSSTTGSCSSSVSEDSHYYNKQYL from the exons ATGTGTGTTTGTTCTCCGTTGAGGCACTGTGTCCCGGTGGGAGAGCAAGGTTATTGGTGGGGTTTGAGAAATTTGAGCTATGGCAGGGTGAACCTTGTGATAACGGGAGGGAAGACCAAGTTTGAGACTCATGAGGAAGAGCCTCCGAAGAAGGACAAGTGGACGACAAAGAAGAGGTTGAAGATgcagaggaagagagagaaggagaagaggagagcgGCCAACAGGAAGGACCCCCGTCAACTCGGCAtcaaagggaagaagaagaagcagagatTTGCCTGTGCAGAAGAGAGAATCAAGTACAAGATTGAAAAA GCCAGAATTAAGGAAGCATTGCTCATTGAAAGGCTCAAACGATATGAAGTTCCTAAAGCTCAGGGTCCTGTTGTAAAGCCTGATGACTTGACGGGGGAGGAACgattttatttgaagaaaatggCTCAGAAGAGATCTAATTATCTACAAATTGGCAGAAGAGGATTATTTGGAGGGGTTGTTCTCAATATGCATATGCATTGGAAGAAACATGAGACTGTTAAGGTCTTTTGCAAGCCTTGTAAACCTGGTCAAGTACATGAGTATGCACAAGAACTTGCCAGATTGAGTGGTGGTATTCCACTTCAAATAATTGGAGATGACACTATAATATTTTATCGCGGAAAGAACTATGAACAGCCTGAGGTTATGTCACCAATTGATACCCTGTCCAAGAAAAAG GCACTTGAAAAATCCAAGTATGAGCAATCACTTGAGTCAGTGAGGCGCTTCATTGCTATCGCTGAGAAAGAATTAGAGCTATATTGTAGGCACGTTGCACTCTATGGTGATCCAAACAACCGAAATCCCTTATCAATGATGGACGGCCCAAGTGGAAACTCAAAGGAAAAAGGTAATCATGGAATTAGTGATGATTTTTCAGTCAGTCTTTCAGAGACTGAAGCAGACTCCACGGAAATGGAGCTATCAGAAATAGAAGATAGTCTTGAAGATGAAAACATGTCAATGAATGAATCAGATTCTGAAGAGGACAGCATGTTGGATTCCAATGGTAATCAAGAAAGAGAggtatattttactaaaattcaAGATGAAAGTGTAAGCTCGACCACAGGTTCTTGTTCTTCATCAGTGTCTGAAGATAGCCACTATTATAATAAGCAATACTTATAA